One segment of Castanea sativa cultivar Marrone di Chiusa Pesio chromosome 3, ASM4071231v1 DNA contains the following:
- the LOC142628815 gene encoding uncharacterized protein LOC142628815: protein MAQKILRALDEHGEALKKMGGLLTRLEESQLKKPSHVEIHDDEEEVEEGDEKDKVKYERFKQFEKLTVETIAMKEKKWRKCNMGGVSSMAPIALPATFKISDAEKFDGTGNLKQRVRRYLSIVEVKGLDEKQTLHAFPLSLTGSASRYYSLDPSKTKVWNELMELFVDQFIFNTMIDVTLTDLETIKQGVGETFLEYMTRWKTKASRMDNKPNEKDQINVIIKNLLLAYNSRLLSLPIRSFGELCDCGTRIEDAINNEQLEKGESKPLTK, encoded by the coding sequence ATGGCACAAAAGATCCTTCGAGCTTTGGATGAACATGGAGAGGCCCTTAAGAAAATGGGAGGGCTTCTCACTAGGTTGGAGGAATCTCAGCTCAAGAAGCCTTCACATGTGGAAATCCATGATGATGAGGAGGAAGTGGAAGAAGGGGACGAAAAAGACAAAGTGAAATATGAAAGGTTCAAGCAATTTGAGAAGCTCACCGTGGAAACCATAgctatgaaagaaaaaaaatggagaaaatgcaACATGGGGGGAGTAAGTTCAATGGCTCCTATTGCATTGCCTGCCACATTCAAGATTTCAGACGCAGAAAAGTTTGATGGGACTGGAAATCTGAAGCAACGCGTAAGAAGATACCTAAGCATCGTTGAAGTGAAGGGGCTAGATGAGAAGCAAACTTTGCATGCATTTCCCCTCTCACTCACGGGAAGTGCATCAAGGTACTATAGCCTTGATCCAAGTAAAACTAAGGTGTGGAATGAACTAATGGAGTTGTTTGTGGACCAATTCATCTTTAACACCATGATTGATGTGACTTTAACGGATTTGGAGACTATCAAACAAGGTGTAGGGGAGACATTTTTAGAATACATGACTAGATGGAAGACCAAGGCGTCTAGAATGGACAATAAGCCAAATGAGAAGGACCAAATCAACGTGATCATCAAGAACTTGCTTCTGGCTTATAATAGTAGGCTTTTGTCATTGCCTATTAGATCATTTGGAGAATTATGTGATTGTGGGACAAGAATTGAAGACGCTATCAATAACGAACAATTGGAGAAAGGTGAAAGTAAGCCTCTAACCAAGTAA
- the LOC142628814 gene encoding mannose-1-phosphate guanylyltransferase 1-like: MVTKVNEPSKYGVVVMAQSTGKVEKFVEKPKLFVGNKINAGIYLLNPSVLDRIELRPTSIEKEVFPKITAENKLYAMVLPGFWMDIGQPRDYITGLRLYLDSLRKNSPSKLANGPHIVGNVVVDETAKIGEGCLIGPDVAIGPGCVVESGVRLSRCTVMRGVNIKKHACISSSIIDWHSTVGQWARVENMTILGEDVHVCDEIYSNGGVVLPHKEIKASILKPEIVM, encoded by the exons ATGGTGACCAAG GTAAATGAACCATCTAAATATGGTGTGGTGGTAATGGCACAATCTACTGGAAAAGTTGAGAAATTTGTAGAGAAGCCAAAATTATTTGTTGGTAACAAAATAAATGCTGGAATTTACTTGTTGAACCCCTCAGTTCTTGATCGAATTGAACTGAGGCCCACCTCAATTGAGAAAGAGGTCTTCCCAAAAATTACAGCAGAGAACAAGCTCTATGCTATGGTGCTACCAGGGTTTTGGATGGACATTGGACAACCGAGGGATTACATTACAGGGCTGAGACTGTACCTAGACTCATTGAGAAAGAATTCTCCATCAAAGTTGGCCAATGGCCCCCACATTGTGGGAAATGTTGTAGTGGATGAGACTGCCAAAATTGGCGAGGGATGCCTGATTGGGCCTGATGTTGCCATTGGCCCCGGTTGTGTTGTTGAGTCGGGAGTTAGGCTCTCTCGCTGCACGGTAATGCGGGGAGTCAACATCAAAAAGCATGCTTGCATTTCCAGCAGCATCATTGACTGGCACTCCACTGTTGGGCAATGGGCCCGTGTGGAGAATATGACCATTCTTGGTGAAGATGTACATGTGTGTGATGAAATTTACAGTAATGGTGGTGTGGTTTTGCCCCACAAAGAGATCAAAGCAAGCATTTTGAAGCCGGAGATAGTAATGTGA